A genomic region of Arvicola amphibius chromosome X, mArvAmp1.2, whole genome shotgun sequence contains the following coding sequences:
- the LOC119804268 gene encoding germ cell-less protein-like 1 — MGAVKSLFSFRGNRPADEPQAARDGEAAEAQVDAAQEEQGGEASGVGSSQVGRKRKASPEGHPAKVPRKKMAQSKSRAIYESLFLRGENSDIKIHAFEEEWCLHRVYLCRSRYFASMFSGAWLETNMDTIEMQMPDKNIDCESFHQTLGYLYSNSIAIPPYRVIAILATASMLQLDELMQQCEEIMKVSVNIETVCSFYYNAENYGLVDIRYVCQQWLLDNLMIRQNSELLRGVRLDLMKELIASSDLLVIGVEIDVYTTLKKWMLLHLEPTWSGSQGALLAAADLYFDEYKTNSNGTPFLETDQGRAFGPVFQQLRLPYIICDLPSARIIEHDALIPATWLTPLYKEQWLTLIRAEQTRELGPAEVYMSEIHGNSMRCGGQLHADEPCNWTWSGFNFGWDLVVCYTNRRVVFRRSALNKSCGLSVSLLWQRRVVFRLRVISLDGTGKAVLRKDTGYHVLCLRRHQELEVVNLEDQELTFPMYVACNFLYIPEESGPSQRGESSRSPRK; from the coding sequence ATGGGTGCTGTAAAGAGTCTATTTTCATTCAGAGGAAATCGTCCCGCAGATGAACCTCAGGCTGCTAGAGATGGAGAGGCTGCTGAAGCGCAAGTGGACGCTgcccaggaagagcagggaggtgAGGCGTCAGGAGTTGGCTCTAGTCAGGTAGGCCGCAAGCGGAAGGCCAGCCCAGAAGGACACCCAGCAAAAGTCCCCCGGAAAAAAATGGCCCAGTCCAAGTCCAGAGCCATTTATGAGTCACTTTTCCTGAGGGGTGAGAACAGTGACATTAAGATCCATGCATTTGAGGAGGAGTGGTGCTTGCACCGGGTCTACCTATGCCGGTCTAGGTACTTTGCTAGCATGTTCAGCGGCGCCTGGCTGGAGACAAACATGGATACAATAGAGATGCAGATGCCTGACAAGAATATTGATTGCGAGTCTTTCCATCAGACTTTGGGCTACTTATACAGTAATAGCATAGCAATTCCTCCCTACCGAGTCATCGCCATCTTGGCCACAGCCAGTATGCTGCAGTTAGATGAGTTAATGCAACAGTGTGAGGAGATAATGAAGGTCTCAGTCAATATCGAGACTGTGTGTAGCTTTTACTACAATGCTGAGAATTACGGACTTGTGGACATCAGATACGTTTGCCAACAGTGGCTCTTAGACAACCTCATGATCCGGCAAAACAGCGAACTATTGCGAGGTGTCCGTCTGGATCTCATGAAAGAGCTCATTGCTTCTTCAGATCTCTTGGTGATTGGTGTGGAGATAGATGTATACACTACACTGAAAAAGTGGATGCTCCTgcacctggaacccacatggtcaGGATCCCAAGGAGCACTGTTGGCTGCTGCCGACTTGTACTTTGACGAGTACAAAACCAATTCAAATGGTACCCCTTTTCTGGAAACTGATCAGGGGAGAGCCTTTGGGCCAGTGTTCCAGCAACTAAGGCTCCCTTACATCATCTGTGACCTGCCTTCAGCACGTATTATTGAACATGATGCCCTGATCCCTGCAACATGGCTGACCCCACTATACAAAGAGCAATGGCTAACGCTTATTCGGGCAGAGCAGACCAGGGAACTTGGGCCAGCAGAGGTTTACATGTCTGAAATCCATGGTAACAGCATGCGGTGTGGAGGCCAACTTCATGCGGATGAGCCATGCAACTGGACCTGGTCTGGCTTCAACTTTGGCTGGGACTTGGTAGTGTGCTACACCAACAGGCGCGTTGTATTCCGGCGCAGTGCACTGAACAAATCCTGTGGCCTTAGTGTCAGCTTACTCTGGCAGAGAAGAGTTGTCTTTCGTCTGCGTGTGATCTCATTGGATGGGACTGGAAAAGCTGTTTTAAGGAAGGATACTGGCTATCATGTTCTTTGCCTGAGACGGCATCAAGAATTAGAAGTGGTCAACCTAGAAGACCAAGAGCTAACTTTCCCCATGTATGTGGCATGTAACTTCTTATACATTCCTGAAGAGAGTGGCCCTAGCCAGAGAGGGGAATCAAGCAGAAGTCCAAGAAAATGA